In the Aerosakkonema funiforme FACHB-1375 genome, one interval contains:
- the gloA2 gene encoding SMU1112c/YaeR family gloxylase I-like metalloprotein: MKTTGIHHVAIVCSNYEKSKSFYVEVLGFSIIKETFRSHRNSYKLDLLVGNGDRIELFSFPNPPKRVNSPEACGLRHLSFEVDNIDESVAYLKSQAVQVEEIRIDEITGKRFTFFKDPDDLPLEIYEK; the protein is encoded by the coding sequence ATGAAAACAACTGGAATTCATCATGTAGCGATCGTTTGTTCAAACTATGAAAAATCTAAAAGCTTTTATGTAGAAGTTTTAGGCTTTTCGATTATCAAAGAAACTTTCCGCTCCCACAGAAATTCCTACAAGTTGGATTTGCTTGTCGGTAACGGCGATCGAATTGAACTGTTTTCCTTTCCCAATCCTCCTAAACGAGTCAATAGCCCGGAAGCTTGCGGTCTGAGACATTTATCTTTTGAAGTTGACAATATCGATGAGTCTGTCGCTTATCTAAAATCTCAAGCTGTGCAGGTAGAAGAGATCAGAATTGATGAGATTACAGGTAAGCGCTTTACTTTTTTCAAAGATCCTGACGATCTACCTCTGGAGATATATGAAAAATAA
- a CDS encoding NF041680 family putative transposase: MQTDKLKAFRQAAYQHLTRAKDATFELTDAILLTRHADCLADLSLSPVFRRSWPSIYEALQDCRPQRNKLMRLYIEQMPRDVRPILAGDHTNWPRPDAHTLQERTIEHQAAVIYGNRPITVGQGYSTLAWIPEAEGSWAIPLRHERITSWENPIDKAVWQLKQVCKYLPSRPISLWDSEYGCAPFILKTASIPTDKLIRLRSNLCLWTAPPAYCGKGRPRLHGDKFKLNDSATWIPAVDTVELDHSQLGRLRISLWKDLHFRASPHQPMQLILLERIDQLYGGKTPSPLWLIWIGEEMPPLSEIWQLYLRRFGVDHWYRLAKQRLHWTLPKLSTPKQCERWSDLMPMITWELWLAREIVKDRPLPWQKCLAKLTPGRVAQAMPGVLAVIGTPADSPKLRGKSPGWPTGQQRPPRTRYPIVKKGFSPTKKSSKT; the protein is encoded by the coding sequence ATTCAAACTGACAAACTAAAAGCTTTTCGTCAAGCGGCTTATCAACATCTCACTAGAGCCAAAGATGCCACGTTTGAGTTAACAGATGCCATACTGCTCACTCGCCACGCTGACTGTTTGGCAGACCTGTCATTATCCCCAGTATTTCGACGCAGTTGGCCAAGTATCTATGAAGCTTTACAGGATTGTAGACCGCAGCGCAATAAGTTGATGCGTTTGTACATCGAACAGATGCCAAGGGATGTACGTCCGATCCTAGCAGGTGACCACACGAATTGGCCACGACCAGACGCTCACACACTACAAGAAAGAACAATTGAACACCAGGCTGCTGTCATTTATGGGAATCGACCAATTACAGTAGGTCAGGGATATAGCACTCTGGCGTGGATACCAGAAGCAGAAGGGAGTTGGGCCATTCCGTTAAGGCACGAACGGATTACCAGTTGGGAAAATCCCATTGATAAAGCAGTATGGCAACTCAAGCAAGTCTGTAAATACTTGCCTTCGCGACCGATTTCCTTATGGGATAGCGAATATGGATGTGCGCCTTTTATACTGAAAACAGCTTCGATTCCAACTGACAAATTAATCCGACTACGTTCTAATTTATGCTTGTGGACTGCCCCACCAGCTTATTGTGGAAAAGGTCGTCCTCGTCTACATGGAGATAAGTTTAAACTCAACGATTCTGCCACTTGGATACCAGCAGTTGACACAGTAGAATTAGACCATTCCCAATTAGGACGATTACGAATTAGCTTGTGGAAAGATTTGCATTTCCGAGCTTCCCCACACCAACCAATGCAACTAATTCTTCTTGAGCGCATTGACCAATTGTACGGTGGGAAAACGCCATCGCCTTTATGGTTGATTTGGATAGGGGAAGAAATGCCACCCTTAAGTGAAATCTGGCAACTGTACTTGCGACGCTTTGGAGTAGATCATTGGTATCGCTTGGCCAAACAACGGCTTCATTGGACTTTACCGAAGTTGAGTACGCCCAAGCAGTGTGAGCGGTGGAGTGATTTGATGCCGATGATTACTTGGGAACTTTGGTTAGCACGCGAAATAGTCAAAGATAGACCCTTACCTTGGCAAAAATGCCTGGCTAAATTAACCCCTGGTCGAGTTGCACAAGCCATGCCAGGAGTTTTAGCCGTGATTGGTACACCTGCTGATTCTCCTAAACTCCGTGGAAAGTCTCCTGGCTGGCCCACCGGACAACAAAGGCCACCTCGTACTCGTTATCCCATTGTTAAAAAAGGCTTTTCTCCAACTAAAAAAAGCTCGAAAACTTAA
- the hemJ gene encoding protoporphyrinogen oxidase HemJ, with translation MAYLWYKAFHLIGIVVWFAGLFYLVRLFVYHVEADAQPEPARTILTQQYQIMEKRLYNLITTPGMAVTVVMAIGLLTTEPDVLKSGWLHFKLALVAVLIAYHFYCGRLIKQLAENRCNWSSQQLRGLNEVPTVILVGIVLLAVFKQSLPIDTTILGIIGMIIAMVVIIQFYAKKRQENSTTSLAQKQQ, from the coding sequence ATGGCTTATTTATGGTATAAGGCGTTTCATCTAATCGGAATTGTGGTTTGGTTTGCCGGTTTATTTTACCTAGTGCGTCTGTTTGTTTATCATGTAGAAGCTGATGCACAACCGGAACCAGCGCGGACAATTCTGACCCAGCAGTATCAGATCATGGAGAAACGTCTTTACAACCTGATTACAACGCCTGGAATGGCGGTAACGGTGGTAATGGCGATCGGTCTCCTCACCACTGAGCCCGATGTGTTAAAAAGCGGTTGGCTGCATTTCAAGTTAGCTCTGGTAGCAGTTTTGATTGCTTACCATTTTTATTGCGGTAGACTTATTAAACAATTAGCAGAAAACCGCTGCAACTGGAGCAGTCAGCAATTACGCGGCCTTAACGAAGTGCCGACTGTAATTTTAGTAGGCATTGTTTTGCTAGCTGTTTTCAAGCAAAGCCTGCCGATCGACACTACCATATTGGGCATCATTGGCATGATAATTGCTATGGTAGTTATAATTCAATTCTATGCCAAAAAACGTCAGGAAAATAGCACTACATCTCTGGCACAGAAACAACAATAA
- the hetL gene encoding heterocyst differentiation pentapeptide repeat protein HetL gives MNAEEFLQKYAAAEREFPHIDLSAVSLRGADLLKVNFTGANLSQSDLREVRLGRSNLSKANLSRANLSESILWGADLSEANFQLAQLREADLSGAKMIKTDLSAAILVKACLNGANLSEANLGNAILFEADFRPTSDQRTDLGNAVFKGADLSYANLSGVMLGRANLDGAKLCRAILRVWGTTQFYHTDLSEASLQGADLSYADLTGVLLQKADLRGADLTKTILTDAKLQGAIMPDGTIYS, from the coding sequence ATGAATGCTGAGGAATTTTTGCAAAAATATGCAGCCGCAGAACGGGAATTTCCCCACATAGACTTGTCTGCCGTTTCTTTGCGCGGCGCAGATTTACTCAAAGTTAATTTTACTGGCGCAAACTTGAGTCAATCTGACTTGCGCGAAGTAAGGTTAGGACGCTCTAATTTAAGTAAAGCTAACCTCAGCCGAGCTAATCTCAGTGAAAGCATTCTTTGGGGAGCGGACTTAAGCGAAGCAAACTTCCAGCTAGCTCAGCTGCGGGAAGCAGATTTGAGCGGAGCCAAGATGATTAAAACTGATTTGTCAGCCGCAATATTAGTTAAAGCTTGTCTGAATGGAGCTAATTTAAGCGAAGCTAATCTTGGCAATGCGATTTTATTTGAAGCAGACTTTCGCCCTACTTCCGACCAACGCACAGACTTGGGAAATGCCGTTTTCAAAGGTGCCGACCTCAGCTATGCTAACCTCAGCGGTGTAATGCTGGGTCGCGCCAATCTGGATGGAGCCAAACTCTGTAGAGCTATCTTAAGAGTTTGGGGAACTACTCAGTTTTACCATACAGATTTGAGCGAAGCCAGTTTGCAAGGCGCAGACCTCAGTTATGCGGATTTGACGGGAGTGTTGTTACAAAAAGCCGATCTGCGCGGCGCAGATTTGACGAAAACAATTTTGACTGATGCTAAGTTGCAAGGTGCAATTATGCCTGACGGCACAATTTATAGCTAA
- a CDS encoding NAD(P)H-dependent flavin oxidoreductase, with protein sequence MKTLPSLHIGKHIARYPIIQGAMAVRVSGANLAGAVANAGGIGIVATVGLGLNSPYFMPDLHRKRVKFSLANCLALINELQKARTISPHGVIGVNVLVAVRNYANLVRTAVENGANLITTAAGLPLDLPEYTANYPDTALVPTVSTVAAARTLCQTWESKYDRLPDAFIVQCSKTIGGHLAGKSQDVEKPAYKIEQLIPELADYLRRELGAAIPIIAAGGIWDKADIDAMLALGANGVQIGTRFITTHECDADIRYKEFHLNANPDDVAIVPSPLGVPGRAIRNKFASDAIAQSPNIERRCIANCLQSCLCRDRQETYCIIQALDRAARGDVENGLIFSSANAGRAKRIMSVTEVMAELTQPACAIAPIPVFN encoded by the coding sequence ATGAAAACACTACCCTCGCTTCACATTGGTAAACACATTGCCCGCTATCCCATCATTCAGGGTGCGATGGCGGTGCGAGTTTCTGGGGCAAATCTAGCTGGAGCAGTCGCCAACGCAGGTGGCATCGGTATTGTGGCCACAGTTGGCTTGGGGCTAAACTCACCCTACTTCATGCCAGATTTGCACCGCAAAAGAGTAAAATTTTCTCTTGCCAATTGCTTAGCGCTCATCAATGAATTGCAGAAAGCTCGCACTATCAGTCCGCACGGAGTAATTGGGGTCAACGTCCTGGTGGCAGTGCGGAACTACGCAAACTTAGTGCGTACAGCAGTAGAGAACGGTGCTAATTTGATAACTACTGCGGCGGGATTGCCCCTGGATCTACCGGAATACACGGCCAACTACCCAGATACAGCACTGGTGCCGACGGTATCAACAGTTGCTGCGGCCAGGACACTCTGCCAAACATGGGAAAGTAAGTACGATCGCTTGCCCGATGCCTTTATAGTTCAGTGTTCTAAAACTATAGGCGGACACTTGGCAGGCAAATCTCAAGATGTGGAAAAACCCGCGTATAAAATTGAACAACTAATTCCCGAATTGGCGGATTACTTGCGTAGAGAATTGGGCGCTGCTATTCCGATTATTGCCGCCGGCGGCATTTGGGACAAAGCTGATATTGATGCTATGCTCGCACTCGGCGCTAACGGGGTGCAGATCGGAACTCGCTTCATCACCACCCACGAATGCGATGCCGATATTCGTTATAAAGAATTCCATCTCAATGCCAATCCAGACGACGTGGCGATCGTACCCAGTCCTTTGGGAGTACCGGGACGCGCTATTCGCAACAAGTTTGCCTCTGATGCGATCGCCCAATCTCCAAATATAGAACGGCGGTGCATTGCTAACTGCTTGCAAAGCTGTCTGTGTCGCGATCGCCAAGAAACTTACTGCATTATCCAAGCACTCGATCGCGCTGCGAGAGGCGATGTTGAAAACGGCCTCATCTTTTCTAGCGCCAACGCGGGACGAGCAAAGCGAATTATGTCAGTTACCGAAGTCATGGCAGAATTAACTCAGCCTGCCTGTGCGATCGCTCCTATTCCCGTTTTCAACTGA
- a CDS encoding DUF3891 family protein — MIVNQHENGWEVIYHRAHALLAAELAGQWREKDRPLRWIETIAAISHHDDLEREWEGNHLTEVGTPLDFTLVNKTDIEKLRQLATNARYRGRWVAMLISMHISFLTEGKRGESQELDSFLDEQKEHQAKWQHELKIAKEEADRAYAFMQLCDRLSLILCKRELPAGERALEIAKGPDGERYDVMQRRDSNVTVTPWPFEDEEFPVRVEACYLTQVKFDSNSELTEALQQAPIELLEWHFAR; from the coding sequence GTGATTGTTAACCAACACGAGAATGGTTGGGAAGTGATTTACCATCGCGCCCATGCTTTGCTGGCGGCGGAGTTGGCGGGACAGTGGCGCGAAAAAGATCGCCCACTGCGCTGGATTGAAACGATCGCAGCGATTTCCCATCACGACGACTTGGAACGGGAATGGGAAGGAAACCATCTCACTGAAGTGGGTACTCCCTTGGACTTTACGCTCGTTAATAAAACTGACATTGAAAAGCTGAGGCAATTAGCCACTAATGCTCGCTATCGGGGACGATGGGTAGCAATGCTGATTTCGATGCACATCAGTTTTTTGACTGAAGGTAAACGGGGAGAATCACAAGAATTAGATAGTTTTCTGGACGAACAAAAAGAGCATCAAGCAAAATGGCAACACGAATTGAAGATTGCCAAAGAAGAAGCCGATCGCGCTTATGCTTTTATGCAGTTGTGCGATCGCCTCTCTCTGATCTTGTGCAAACGGGAATTGCCCGCAGGCGAACGTGCCTTAGAAATCGCCAAAGGGCCAGACGGCGAACGCTATGATGTTATGCAGCGTAGGGATAGCAATGTCACTGTCACACCTTGGCCTTTTGAAGATGAAGAGTTCCCTGTCCGCGTAGAAGCGTGCTATCTCACGCAAGTCAAATTTGATAGTAACTCGGAACTGACAGAAGCGCTTCAGCAGGCTCCGATTGAATTACTGGAGTGGCATTTCGCCAGATAA
- a CDS encoding DUF2259 domain-containing protein, with protein sequence MKSFYLVSLGLAASLTAVMSAEVWADVWRTTQRMAGFSTDSLSYIYLESSRDTGAGIPKAEMQIVNVPSNSCVPNGCIETQYGESQSGKTTKMAEDDLLARTGNLRRRLKLVSPHLGTKLNIISRSNSPDGSETVVARLNNGKTLQIRLEQKQIKSTSQGGTAERDKASMSLLITYNNRQRRIGSLNNYRDWVISYSLREVRLSPNGRNAIVLLDKTEPTFEGVLQTTLVQGFPL encoded by the coding sequence ATGAAATCTTTTTACTTAGTATCGTTAGGGCTGGCAGCAAGCCTTACTGCCGTTATGTCCGCTGAAGTTTGGGCTGATGTATGGCGCACAACTCAGCGGATGGCTGGTTTTTCCACAGATAGTCTTTCATATATTTATTTAGAAAGTTCTAGAGATACGGGAGCGGGTATACCTAAAGCCGAAATGCAAATCGTAAATGTGCCTTCTAACTCCTGCGTTCCCAATGGCTGCATAGAAACTCAGTACGGTGAGTCTCAATCAGGAAAAACTACTAAAATGGCAGAGGATGACTTGCTTGCCAGGACTGGGAATTTACGGCGGAGGTTGAAGTTGGTTTCTCCTCATCTAGGTACAAAACTGAATATTATTTCCCGCTCTAATTCGCCGGATGGCAGCGAAACTGTTGTTGCCAGGTTAAACAACGGAAAAACTTTACAAATTCGGCTCGAACAAAAGCAAATTAAATCCACTTCGCAAGGTGGCACTGCCGAAAGGGATAAAGCCTCAATGAGTTTATTAATAACTTATAACAATCGGCAAAGGCGAATAGGTTCCCTTAACAATTACCGCGATTGGGTAATTTCTTATTCATTGCGAGAAGTCCGTTTGTCTCCTAACGGACGGAATGCGATCGTACTGCTGGATAAAACAGAACCGACTTTTGAGGGTGTATTGCAAACTACGCTCGTACAAGGTTTTCCTCTTTGA
- a CDS encoding amidohydrolase/deacetylase family metallohydrolase, which translates to MDTQLESYDLVLQDAWLIDPSQGLNGHFDIAVSNGKIAAIAERLPAHKAERTVNVKNLITCPGFIDLHTHVYEGITNFGLNADDAGINSGVTTIVDQGSCGSFNFAGFKSNVVDKAQTDVRSFVLVNQGAEQKFGNAGVYIQNPALVDIETLFQLAEKHPHIVRGFKLHGESGSISRWGMGVLKLARELGDETNLPLYVHTGELFHVDEDFRPNPEHVIEKLLSYMKAGDLLAHCYSCKPDGVMGRHNKVPDCVREAMQRGVLLDLGHGLNFSLAIADRMMSQGVFPDIISSDVHGDFDTPYNDAVLDYSLCGAISKLMALGLELERAIASVTINPARVLKAEHEIGTLRIGAIANISILELVEGDWLFGDRLGKQLLAKQRLLPVWVVRAGELIKPNRRLLRDLN; encoded by the coding sequence ATGGACACTCAGTTAGAATCATACGATTTAGTATTACAAGATGCTTGGCTAATCGATCCAAGCCAAGGGCTCAACGGTCATTTTGATATCGCTGTCAGTAACGGTAAAATTGCCGCCATTGCTGAGCGACTACCTGCCCACAAAGCTGAGCGGACAGTTAATGTTAAAAATCTGATTACCTGTCCGGGCTTTATAGACTTACATACTCATGTTTACGAGGGTATAACTAATTTTGGTTTGAATGCCGACGATGCTGGTATAAATTCAGGCGTCACTACAATTGTGGATCAAGGTAGTTGCGGTTCTTTTAACTTTGCAGGTTTTAAATCAAATGTTGTAGATAAGGCACAGACCGATGTACGTAGCTTTGTTTTAGTTAACCAAGGGGCAGAGCAAAAGTTCGGGAATGCGGGAGTTTATATTCAAAACCCCGCACTGGTAGATATAGAAACCCTTTTCCAACTAGCTGAAAAACATCCTCATATTGTGCGCGGTTTTAAACTGCATGGGGAATCCGGATCTATATCTCGATGGGGAATGGGCGTCCTTAAATTAGCCCGCGAGTTAGGGGATGAAACTAATTTACCTCTATATGTTCATACAGGAGAATTATTTCATGTTGATGAAGATTTTAGACCAAATCCAGAACACGTAATAGAAAAATTGCTTTCTTATATGAAAGCGGGCGACTTATTAGCTCACTGCTACAGTTGCAAACCAGATGGAGTGATGGGAAGGCATAATAAAGTGCCAGATTGCGTTCGGGAAGCAATGCAACGGGGGGTGCTTTTGGATTTGGGACATGGACTGAATTTTAGTTTGGCAATAGCCGATCGTATGATGAGTCAAGGAGTATTTCCCGATATTATTAGTAGTGATGTTCACGGAGATTTTGATACTCCTTATAATGATGCTGTGCTTGATTACAGTTTGTGCGGTGCCATCTCTAAACTGATGGCTTTAGGGTTAGAATTGGAGAGAGCGATCGCATCCGTCACAATCAACCCCGCCCGCGTCCTCAAAGCAGAACATGAGATTGGCACATTACGAATTGGTGCGATTGCCAATATCTCCATACTCGAATTAGTAGAAGGTGATTGGTTATTTGGCGATCGTTTAGGCAAGCAGTTGCTAGCAAAGCAAAGATTGCTGCCAGTTTGGGTTGTTCGTGCGGGAGAGCTTATTAAACCAAATCGTCGTTTGCTTCGGGATTTAAATTAA
- a CDS encoding alkaline phosphatase PhoX, whose amino-acid sequence MASTPYVNNVTGNPGYEFIPVLTVGDEVPMIEGTVGNFRVAAGKTFAMTGIPDGMGVFETKDYNYLFLNHEIASLDSKGNPLFSDISSTVSGKIQGARVSLFVFDKNWNIIGGKNLIEKAVDTTGQYVLNTSTGTYVNATTGQNLSFTRFCSAYLAQYGFVDANGQEVPIYFAPEETTSNTTTGESPSRGWAISPDGVALAIDGLGRYAKENVVAASQYRATNSDKTVLFSTEDFTDGELYMFVGQQTPQDPNGFKDGQLYALKVDGLDAEIMAEGVKLGATWTLIPKDVALDPTGTVLHNWVNTSGRTTNFRRLEDFAEDPNNPGTFYFVTTGTTDKAAGGKANTPAEAENPYGKLYRFSLNPNDPAGKISNFELVMTGSLDTGVSYDNIVVTTNGKVMICEDETSFGGDAMSARARDAGIWSYDIATDKVTLVAELNESAAGSQFNNTSKAGEWETSGIIEIGSGRNNYMFNVQAHTITDRSTMKGNYVEGGQLIRAVWMGPDVLSAKGNQEINGNKGNDSISGAGSSGNNTLRGGQGDDYLTGGTKDIIYGDNGNDVIVAGASNIVNGNKGKDNITGAANCTMRGGQDDDILFGGTNSTLYGDNGNDVLFAGNGNNILFGGDGIDEFRIANTALPVAVNIIADFKAGTDAISLSSVPGATSFGSLTLSQNGADVLISIAGKDVALIQGIQISAVSSSNFLFR is encoded by the coding sequence ATGGCTTCTACCCCTTACGTCAATAATGTGACTGGGAACCCAGGTTACGAATTTATCCCTGTGCTGACCGTAGGAGATGAAGTTCCCATGATTGAGGGAACGGTGGGAAATTTTCGAGTCGCAGCAGGTAAAACCTTCGCCATGACTGGAATTCCAGATGGTATGGGAGTATTTGAAACCAAAGACTACAATTACCTCTTCTTAAACCACGAAATCGCCTCACTTGATAGTAAAGGTAATCCCCTTTTTTCCGATATTTCTTCGACTGTATCTGGGAAAATTCAAGGAGCTAGAGTATCCTTGTTTGTATTCGATAAAAACTGGAACATCATCGGCGGTAAAAACCTGATCGAGAAGGCAGTAGATACTACTGGCCAATACGTCTTAAACACCTCAACTGGCACTTACGTAAACGCCACTACAGGTCAAAATTTGAGTTTCACCCGCTTTTGTTCCGCTTATTTAGCTCAGTACGGGTTTGTTGATGCGAACGGTCAAGAAGTCCCCATCTATTTTGCACCAGAAGAAACTACGAGTAATACAACAACTGGTGAGTCTCCCAGTCGGGGATGGGCAATATCTCCAGACGGCGTAGCATTAGCGATCGACGGTTTGGGTCGCTACGCTAAAGAAAACGTAGTTGCTGCTTCCCAATATCGCGCTACTAATTCCGATAAAACGGTGTTATTTAGCACAGAAGATTTCACCGACGGCGAACTTTATATGTTCGTCGGTCAGCAAACTCCACAAGATCCCAACGGCTTCAAAGATGGGCAATTATATGCCTTAAAAGTCGATGGATTAGACGCCGAAATCATGGCTGAAGGTGTCAAACTAGGAGCCACATGGACGTTAATTCCCAAGGATGTAGCTCTCGATCCAACTGGCACAGTTCTGCACAACTGGGTTAATACTAGCGGACGCACAACTAACTTTCGCCGTTTGGAAGATTTCGCCGAAGATCCCAACAATCCGGGCACTTTTTATTTCGTGACGACAGGTACTACCGACAAAGCTGCTGGCGGAAAAGCAAATACTCCTGCTGAAGCTGAAAATCCTTATGGCAAGCTATATCGTTTTAGCCTCAATCCTAACGATCCGGCTGGGAAAATTTCTAACTTTGAACTTGTGATGACCGGCAGTTTGGATACAGGTGTTAGTTATGACAATATTGTCGTCACCACCAACGGTAAAGTTATGATTTGTGAGGATGAAACTTCCTTTGGTGGTGATGCGATGTCTGCCAGGGCGCGGGATGCTGGCATTTGGTCTTACGATATCGCTACTGACAAAGTTACTTTAGTTGCCGAACTAAACGAAAGTGCCGCAGGTTCTCAGTTTAATAACACCAGTAAAGCTGGTGAATGGGAAACTTCTGGGATTATCGAAATTGGGTCTGGCAGAAACAATTATATGTTTAATGTTCAGGCCCACACTATTACAGATCGATCGACTATGAAAGGCAACTACGTCGAGGGCGGTCAGCTGATCCGGGCTGTTTGGATGGGGCCAGATGTGCTTTCTGCCAAAGGCAATCAAGAGATTAACGGCAACAAAGGTAACGATTCGATTAGCGGTGCTGGTAGTTCTGGTAACAACACGCTGCGTGGCGGTCAAGGTGATGACTACTTGACTGGTGGTACCAAAGATATCATCTATGGTGATAATGGCAACGATGTTATAGTTGCTGGCGCTAGCAATATCGTTAATGGTAACAAAGGTAAAGATAATATCACCGGCGCAGCTAATTGCACGATGCGGGGCGGTCAGGATGATGACATTCTTTTCGGAGGTACTAATAGCACGTTGTATGGCGATAATGGCAACGATGTTTTGTTTGCTGGTAATGGCAACAATATCCTTTTTGGTGGTGATGGCATAGATGAATTTCGCATCGCAAATACTGCACTTCCCGTTGCTGTTAATATCATCGCCGATTTTAAAGCTGGTACTGATGCTATCAGTTTATCCAGCGTACCGGGGGCAACGAGTTTTGGATCTCTTACCCTCAGCCAAAATGGTGCTGATGTGCTGATTAGTATTGCTGGCAAAGATGTGGCTCTAATACAAGGGATTCAAATAAGTGCTGTTAGTAGCAGCAATTTCCTTTTCCGTTAA
- a CDS encoding decaprenyl-phosphate phosphoribosyltransferase has protein sequence MRFPHLAALRPRQWTKNLIVFAAPLFAFSINVESILGSALAFVLLCCTSSCFYLLNDIADIEADRRHPIKRQRPIAAGSISIRFAIGMAITLLSLALIVGWLRSPWLGITILGYALLQIAYNLRLKQIVILDIIAIATGFVLRAYAGAAATGISLSSWFLLCTAMLALFLGVEKRKAELRLTQFNGGKTRAVLKHYSLGLLTRMESVVTTGTVFSYAIWSSGPQVKGATTPWMMLTLPFVLYGIFRYQFLSDPQEIARRNKIGNEFGVESERPEEILLTDWPILLTVLYWINTIILILLLKGQGIIK, from the coding sequence ATGAGATTTCCTCATCTAGCAGCTTTAAGACCCCGCCAGTGGACAAAAAATTTGATTGTTTTTGCTGCACCTTTATTCGCTTTCAGCATAAATGTCGAATCAATATTAGGAAGTGCGCTAGCATTTGTGCTATTGTGCTGCACTTCCAGTTGTTTCTACTTGCTCAATGATATTGCGGATATAGAAGCCGATCGTCGTCATCCGATTAAGCGCCAACGACCGATCGCAGCAGGATCGATAAGTATTCGCTTCGCTATTGGTATGGCGATAACTTTATTAAGTTTAGCTCTAATTGTCGGTTGGCTGCGATCGCCTTGGTTGGGAATCACTATACTTGGCTACGCTTTATTGCAAATAGCTTATAATTTACGGCTGAAGCAGATCGTAATTTTGGATATTATTGCGATCGCTACTGGTTTTGTCCTCAGAGCATACGCAGGTGCAGCAGCAACTGGTATATCCCTCTCCTCCTGGTTCTTGCTTTGTACTGCGATGCTGGCTCTATTTTTAGGTGTGGAAAAACGCAAAGCAGAACTGCGGCTAACACAATTTAATGGCGGCAAAACTCGTGCTGTTCTCAAGCATTATTCATTGGGTTTATTAACTCGTATGGAGAGCGTTGTCACTACGGGAACTGTATTTAGCTACGCCATTTGGAGTTCTGGCCCGCAAGTCAAAGGCGCGACAACTCCCTGGATGATGCTAACATTACCTTTTGTTTTATACGGTATATTTCGCTATCAATTCCTCAGCGACCCCCAAGAAATTGCACGCAGAAACAAAATTGGCAACGAATTTGGAGTTGAAAGCGAACGACCGGAAGAAATTTTATTAACTGATTGGCCAATTCTCCTCACGGTTTTGTATTGGATTAACACAATCATTTTGATTTTATTGCTCAAAGGACAGGGAATTATTAAATAA